A stretch of the Pseudomonas sp. ACM7 genome encodes the following:
- the fliE gene encoding flagellar hook-basal body complex protein FliE — translation MSQGIEFNRLMLDMRSMQMDAMSASKSTAAVPEMGGSSFSDMLGQAVNKVNETQQASSQLASAFEIGKSGVDLTDVMISSQKASVSFQALTQVRNKLVQAYQDIMQMPV, via the coding sequence ATGAGCCAAGGTATTGAATTCAATCGATTGATGCTGGACATGCGTTCCATGCAAATGGATGCCATGTCTGCGTCGAAATCGACTGCCGCTGTTCCTGAAATGGGTGGCAGCAGCTTTTCCGACATGCTCGGTCAGGCCGTCAATAAAGTGAACGAGACGCAGCAGGCGTCCAGTCAGTTGGCCAGTGCCTTCGAGATCGGCAAGAGTGGCGTCGACCTGACGGACGTGATGATTTCCTCGCAGAAGGCCAGCGTGTCTTTTCAAGCGTTGACCCAAGTACGCAACAAGCTGGTTCAGGCATACCAAGACATCATGCAGATGCCGGTTTAA
- the fliF gene encoding flagellar basal-body MS-ring/collar protein FliF: MAEAVADNVPAKATPIDGKPPLFGLSFLENLSEMTMLRQVGLLVGLAASVAIGFAVVLWSQQPDYRPLYGSLAGMDAKQVMDTLAAADIPYTVEPNSGALLVKADDLSRARIKLAGAGVTPSDGNIGFEILDKDQGLGTSQFMEATRYRRGLEGELARTISSLNNVKGARVHLAIPKSSVFVRDERKPSASILVELYSGRSLEPGQVLAIINLVATSVPELSKSQITVVDQKGNLLSDQAENSELTMAGKQFDYSRRMESMLTQRVHNILQPVLGNDRYKAEVSADVDFSAVESTSEQFNPDQPALRSEQSVNEQRTASNGPQGVPGALSNQPPSPASAPQTTGGATASAGMVQPGQPLLDANGQQIMDPATGQPMLAPYPADKRQQSTKNFELDRSISHTKQQQGRLNRLSVSVVVDDQVKINAANGETTRAPWTADELARFTRLVQDAVGFDASRGDSVSVINMPFSAERGEVIAEIPFYSQPWFWDIVKQVLGVLFILVLVFGVLRPVLNNITGGGKDKQLAGLGSDVELGGMGGLDGELRNDRVSLGGPTSILLPSPSEGYDAQLNAIKSLVAEDPGRVAQVVKEWINADE; this comes from the coding sequence ATGGCAGAAGCAGTCGCCGATAATGTTCCGGCCAAGGCCACTCCAATAGACGGCAAGCCGCCGCTGTTCGGGTTGTCCTTCCTGGAAAACCTCTCCGAGATGACCATGTTGCGTCAGGTAGGCCTGTTGGTCGGCCTGGCTGCGAGCGTGGCGATTGGCTTTGCCGTGGTGTTGTGGTCCCAGCAGCCGGACTACCGGCCTCTGTACGGCAGCCTTGCCGGTATGGACGCCAAACAGGTCATGGATACCCTGGCCGCAGCCGACATTCCCTATACCGTTGAACCGAACTCCGGTGCCTTGCTGGTCAAGGCCGATGACCTGTCCCGTGCGCGAATCAAACTCGCGGGCGCTGGTGTCACTCCCAGCGATGGCAACATCGGTTTTGAAATTCTCGACAAGGACCAGGGCCTGGGCACCAGCCAGTTCATGGAAGCGACCCGTTATCGTCGCGGTCTCGAAGGCGAACTGGCCCGCACCATTTCCAGCCTGAACAACGTCAAGGGTGCCCGCGTGCACCTGGCGATTCCGAAAAGTTCGGTGTTCGTGCGCGACGAGCGCAAGCCGAGCGCTTCGATTCTGGTGGAGCTGTACTCCGGCCGCTCGCTGGAGCCAGGCCAAGTGCTGGCGATCATTAACCTGGTGGCCACCAGCGTTCCCGAACTCAGCAAATCCCAGATCACTGTCGTCGACCAGAAGGGCAACCTGCTGTCGGATCAGGCGGAAAATTCCGAACTGACCATGGCCGGCAAGCAATTCGATTACAGCCGTCGCATGGAAAGCATGCTGACTCAGCGCGTGCACAACATTCTGCAACCGGTGCTGGGCAACGATCGCTACAAAGCCGAAGTCTCGGCCGATGTGGATTTCAGTGCCGTCGAGTCGACCTCCGAGCAATTCAACCCGGACCAGCCGGCGTTGCGCAGCGAGCAGTCGGTCAACGAACAACGTACCGCCAGCAATGGTCCGCAAGGTGTGCCGGGTGCTTTGAGCAACCAGCCGCCGTCGCCTGCCTCCGCACCGCAAACCACCGGTGGCGCTACCGCGTCGGCCGGCATGGTGCAGCCAGGCCAGCCACTGCTGGATGCCAACGGTCAGCAAATCATGGACCCGGCCACCGGCCAGCCTATGCTTGCACCGTACCCGGCGGACAAGCGTCAACAGTCCACCAAGAACTTTGAACTCGACCGTTCCATCAGCCACACCAAACAACAGCAGGGCCGTTTGAATCGCCTCTCGGTGTCGGTGGTGGTGGATGACCAGGTCAAGATCAACGCGGCCAACGGTGAAACCACCCGTGCGCCGTGGACCGCCGATGAATTGGCGCGCTTCACTCGCCTGGTACAGGACGCCGTCGGCTTCGACGCCAGCCGAGGCGACAGTGTCAGTGTGATCAACATGCCGTTCTCCGCCGAGCGCGGGGAAGTGATTGCCGAAATTCCGTTCTACTCCCAGCCGTGGTTCTGGGACATCGTCAAGCAAGTGCTGGGTGTCTTGTTCATCCTGGTGCTGGTGTTCGGTGTGCTGCGTCCGGTGCTCAACAACATCACCGGCGGCGGCAAAGACAAACAGCTGGCTGGTCTGGGCAGTGACGTCGAGTTGGGTGGCATGGGCGGACTGGACGGCGAACTGCGCAACGACCGCGTCAGTCTCGGTGGCCCGACCAGTATTCTGTTGCCGAGCCCGAGCGAAGGCTATGACGCACAATTGAACGCAATCAAGAGTCTGGTGGCAGAAGATCCGGGTCGCGTGGCCCAGGTCGTGAAAGAGTGGATTAACGCAGATGAGTGA
- a CDS encoding PAS domain-containing sensor histidine kinase: MSPVPDASGQPSSVEQASRLGLEQAFALFNQMSSQLTDSYSMLEARVTELKGELAVVSAQRMQELAEKERLANRLQNLLDLLPGGVIVIDAQGIVREANPAACELLGLPLEGELWRHVIARCFAPREDDGHEISLKDGRRLSISTRSLDAEPGQLVLLNDLTETRHLQDQLARHERLSSLGRMVASLAHQIRTPLSAALLYASHLTEQALPVETQQRFAGRLKERLHELEHQVRDMLVFARGELPLTDRVTPKMLMQSLQAAALTHVQDLPIRWQCDSHAGELLCNRDTLVGAILNLIENAIQAGAGDVRLKVHFYTRDNNLRVAVSDSGSGIDTKVLARLGEPFFTTKTTGTGLGLTVVKAVTRAHQGELQLRSRLGRGTCAQVILPLFSGEKPSAQGAE, encoded by the coding sequence ATGTCTCCTGTCCCTGACGCTTCGGGACAACCGTCGTCCGTAGAGCAGGCGAGCCGGCTTGGCCTTGAGCAGGCGTTTGCACTGTTCAACCAGATGTCGAGCCAATTGACCGATTCCTACAGCATGCTCGAAGCCCGAGTCACCGAGCTCAAGGGTGAGCTGGCGGTGGTCAGCGCTCAGCGCATGCAGGAGCTGGCGGAAAAAGAACGCCTGGCCAACCGGCTGCAAAACCTCCTCGATCTGTTGCCCGGCGGCGTCATCGTCATCGACGCCCAAGGCATCGTGCGCGAAGCCAACCCCGCTGCCTGCGAGCTGCTCGGTCTGCCCCTTGAAGGCGAGCTGTGGCGTCATGTCATTGCCCGCTGCTTTGCGCCCCGTGAAGACGACGGTCACGAAATCTCGCTCAAGGACGGTCGGCGTTTGTCGATCTCTACTCGCTCGCTGGATGCCGAGCCCGGTCAGTTGGTGTTGCTCAACGACCTGACTGAAACCCGTCATCTGCAAGATCAGTTGGCCCGCCACGAACGTCTGTCGTCCCTCGGTCGGATGGTCGCTTCGCTGGCTCATCAGATTCGTACCCCCTTGTCCGCCGCCTTGCTCTACGCCAGTCATTTGACTGAGCAAGCGTTGCCGGTCGAGACCCAGCAACGTTTTGCCGGGCGCCTGAAAGAGCGTCTGCATGAGTTGGAGCATCAGGTTCGCGACATGCTGGTGTTTGCGCGCGGCGAGCTGCCGCTGACCGATCGCGTCACGCCCAAAATGCTGATGCAGTCGCTGCAGGCAGCAGCACTGACCCATGTGCAGGACCTGCCGATTCGCTGGCAGTGCGACAGTCACGCAGGTGAATTGCTGTGCAATCGCGACACGCTGGTCGGGGCGATCCTGAACCTGATCGAGAACGCCATCCAGGCCGGCGCCGGCGATGTGCGTTTGAAAGTTCATTTCTATACCCGTGACAACAACCTGCGTGTAGCGGTCAGCGACAGCGGTAGCGGCATCGATACGAAAGTACTGGCGCGTCTGGGTGAACCCTTCTTTACCACTAAAACCACCGGAACCGGCCTCGGCCTGACCGTGGTCAAGGCGGTGACGCGTGCTCATCAAGGAGAATTGCAGCTGCGCTCGCGGCTCGGTCGCGGCACGTGTGCGCAGGTGATCCTGCCACTTTTTTCTGGTGAAAAACCCAGCGCTCAGGGAGCGGAGTGA
- the fliG gene encoding flagellar motor switch protein FliG, whose translation MSDNRAVAAKLTKVDKAAILLLSLGSTDAAQVLRHMGPKEVQRVGVAMAQMGNVHREQVEQVMSEFVDIVGDQTSLGVGSDDYVRKMLTQALGEDKANGLIDRILLGGNTSGLDSLKWMEPRAVADVIRYEHPQIQAIVVAYLDPDQAGEVLGNFDHKVRLDIILRVSSLNTVQPAALKELNQILEKQFSGNSNASRTTLGGIKRAADIMNFLDSSIEGQLMDSIREVDEDLSGQIEDLMFVFNNLSDVDDRGIQALLREVSSDVLVLALKGSDEGVKEKIFKNMSKRAAELLRDDLEAKGPVRVSDVETAQKEILTIARRMAEAGEIVLGGKGGEEMI comes from the coding sequence ATGAGTGATAACCGAGCCGTTGCCGCCAAACTGACCAAGGTCGACAAAGCCGCGATTCTGCTGCTGTCCTTGGGTTCTACCGACGCCGCCCAAGTGCTGCGCCACATGGGGCCCAAAGAGGTCCAGCGTGTGGGTGTGGCCATGGCCCAAATGGGTAACGTGCACCGCGAGCAGGTCGAGCAGGTGATGAGTGAGTTCGTCGACATCGTCGGCGACCAGACCAGCCTCGGCGTCGGCTCCGATGACTACGTGCGCAAAATGCTCACGCAGGCCCTGGGCGAAGACAAGGCCAACGGCCTGATCGACCGCATCCTGCTGGGCGGCAACACCAGTGGCCTCGACAGCCTGAAGTGGATGGAGCCGCGCGCCGTCGCCGACGTGATCCGTTACGAGCACCCGCAGATCCAGGCGATCGTGGTGGCGTATCTCGATCCGGACCAGGCGGGTGAAGTGCTCGGCAACTTCGACCACAAGGTGCGTCTGGACATTATTCTGCGGGTCTCCTCGCTGAATACCGTGCAGCCTGCGGCCCTGAAAGAACTCAACCAGATTCTCGAGAAGCAGTTCTCCGGCAACTCGAATGCCTCGCGCACCACCCTGGGTGGCATCAAGCGTGCGGCGGATATCATGAACTTCCTCGACAGCTCGATCGAAGGTCAGCTGATGGACTCGATCCGCGAAGTCGACGAAGACCTGTCCGGTCAGATCGAAGACCTCATGTTCGTGTTCAACAACCTGTCCGATGTCGACGATCGCGGTATTCAAGCGCTGCTGCGCGAAGTGTCCTCCGACGTGCTGGTGCTGGCCCTCAAGGGTTCGGACGAGGGCGTCAAAGAGAAGATCTTCAAGAACATGTCCAAACGGGCGGCCGAACTGTTGCGCGACGACCTCGAGGCCAAAGGCCCGGTGCGCGTCAGCGACGTGGAAACCGCGCAGAAAGAAATCCTCACCATTGCCCGCCGTATGGCCGAAGCCGGAGAAATCGTTCTCGGCGGGAAGGGCGGCGAAGAGATGATCTAA
- a CDS encoding sigma-54 dependent transcriptional regulator yields MWRETKILLIDDDSVRRRDLAVILNFLGEENLPCGSHDWQQAVGSLSSSREVICVLIGTVNAPGALTGLLKTLSTWDEFLPVLLMGDNSSVDLPEDQRRRVLSTLEMPPSYSKLLDSLHRAQVYREMYDQARERGRHREPNLFRSLVGTSRAIQHVRQMMQQVADTDASVLILGESGTGKEVVARNLHYHSKRRDAPFVPVNCGAIPAELLESELFGHEKGAFTGAITSRAGRFELANGGTLFLDEIGDMPLPMQVKLLRVLQERTFERVGSNKTQSVDVRIIAATHKNLESMIEVGTFREDLYYRLNVFPIEMAPLRERVEDIPLLMNELISRMEHEKRGSIRFNSAAIMSLCRHGWPGNVRELANLVERMAIMHPYGVIGVVELPKKFRYVDDEDEQLVDSLRSDLEERVAINGHTPDFSAGAMLPPEGLDLKDYLGGLEQGLIQQALDDANGIVARAAERLRIRRTTLVEKMRKYGMSRRDGDEQADD; encoded by the coding sequence ATGTGGCGTGAAACCAAAATCCTGCTGATTGATGACGATAGCGTCCGCCGCCGCGACTTGGCGGTGATATTAAATTTTCTTGGCGAAGAAAATTTACCCTGCGGTAGCCATGACTGGCAGCAGGCTGTCGGCTCATTGTCGTCAAGTCGTGAAGTGATCTGTGTCCTCATCGGGACAGTCAATGCTCCTGGCGCACTTACGGGCTTGTTAAAGACACTCTCCACCTGGGATGAGTTCCTTCCGGTTTTGTTAATGGGCGATAATTCTTCCGTTGACTTGCCAGAAGACCAGCGTCGCCGAGTGCTTTCGACCCTCGAAATGCCACCCAGCTACAGCAAGTTGCTCGACTCCCTGCACCGTGCCCAGGTCTATCGCGAGATGTACGACCAGGCCCGCGAGCGCGGTCGTCATCGCGAACCCAATCTTTTCCGCAGTCTTGTCGGCACCAGTCGGGCGATTCAACACGTCCGTCAGATGATGCAGCAAGTCGCCGACACCGATGCCAGTGTGCTGATCCTCGGTGAATCCGGGACCGGCAAGGAAGTGGTCGCGCGCAACCTGCACTATCACTCCAAGCGTCGTGACGCGCCGTTCGTACCGGTCAACTGCGGGGCGATCCCTGCCGAGTTGCTGGAAAGCGAACTGTTTGGCCACGAGAAGGGTGCCTTCACCGGGGCAATCACCAGCCGAGCCGGGCGTTTCGAACTGGCCAATGGCGGCACGCTGTTCCTCGATGAAATCGGTGACATGCCGTTGCCGATGCAGGTCAAGTTGCTGCGCGTATTGCAGGAACGCACCTTCGAGCGCGTGGGCAGCAACAAGACCCAGAGCGTCGATGTGCGGATCATCGCGGCGACCCACAAGAACCTCGAAAGCATGATCGAGGTCGGCACCTTCCGCGAAGACTTGTACTACCGCCTGAACGTATTCCCGATCGAGATGGCGCCGCTGCGCGAACGTGTCGAAGACATCCCGTTGCTGATGAACGAGTTGATCTCGCGCATGGAGCACGAGAAGCGTGGTTCGATCCGTTTCAACTCGGCGGCGATCATGTCGCTGTGCCGCCACGGCTGGCCGGGCAACGTCCGCGAGCTCGCCAACCTGGTGGAACGCATGGCGATCATGCATCCGTACGGGGTGATCGGCGTGGTCGAGCTGCCGAAGAAATTCCGTTACGTCGACGATGAGGACGAGCAACTGGTCGACAGCCTGCGCAGCGATCTTGAAGAGCGGGTGGCCATCAACGGTCATACTCCGGACTTCTCGGCCGGCGCCATGCTGCCACCGGAAGGTCTGGACCTGAAGGACTACCTCGGTGGTCTGGAACAAGGGCTGATTCAGCAGGCGCTGGATGATGCCAATGGCATCGTTGCGCGCGCCGCCGAACGCCTGCGCATTCGTCGCACCACGCTGGTGGAAAAGATGCGCAAGTACGGCATGAGCCGTCGTGACGGTGATGAACAGGCGGATGATTGA
- the fleR gene encoding sigma-54-dependent response regulator transcription factor FleR, giving the protein MAIKVLLVEDDRALREALADTLLLAGHDYTAVGSAEEALAAVGNEAFNLVLSDVNMPGMDGHQLLGLLRTRQPQLPVLLMTAHGAVERAVDAMRQGAADYLVKPFEPKALLDLVARHALGNLGATEGEGPVAFEPASAQLLELAARVARSDSTVLISGESGTGKEVLARYIHQHSHRASQPFIAINCAAIPDNMLEATLFGHEKGSFTGAIAAQAGKFEQADGGTILLDEISEMPLGLQAKLLRVLQEREVERVGARKPITLDIRVVATTNRDLAGEVAAGRFREDLYYRLSVFPLAWRPLRERTADILPLAERLLAKHVNKMKHAAARLSPEAQACLIGYPWPGNVRELDNAIQRALILQQGGLIQPQDFCLSGPVACAPLPALAATPVRAVEIESESAGALGDDLRRREFQMIIDTLRSERGRRKEAAERLGISPRTLRYKLAQMRDAGMDVEAYLFAT; this is encoded by the coding sequence ATGGCAATCAAGGTTTTACTGGTCGAGGACGACCGCGCGCTACGCGAGGCACTGGCGGATACACTGCTGCTCGCGGGGCACGACTACACGGCGGTAGGCTCGGCAGAAGAAGCGCTGGCGGCGGTCGGTAATGAGGCGTTCAACCTGGTGCTGAGTGACGTCAACATGCCGGGCATGGACGGTCATCAACTGCTCGGATTGCTGCGCACTCGTCAGCCGCAGCTGCCGGTGTTGCTGATGACGGCTCACGGCGCCGTGGAGCGGGCAGTCGATGCGATGCGCCAGGGCGCGGCGGATTATCTGGTCAAACCATTCGAGCCCAAGGCATTGCTCGATCTGGTGGCGCGTCATGCGCTGGGCAACCTCGGCGCGACCGAGGGCGAGGGGCCTGTAGCGTTCGAGCCGGCCAGTGCGCAATTGCTGGAATTGGCCGCACGGGTGGCGCGCAGTGATTCCACGGTGTTGATCTCCGGTGAGTCCGGGACCGGCAAAGAAGTACTGGCTCGGTACATTCATCAGCACTCCCATCGTGCCAGTCAGCCGTTCATTGCGATCAACTGCGCAGCCATCCCCGACAACATGCTCGAAGCCACGCTGTTCGGACACGAAAAGGGTTCGTTCACTGGCGCCATCGCAGCGCAGGCCGGCAAGTTCGAGCAAGCTGATGGCGGCACGATCCTGCTCGATGAAATCTCCGAAATGCCCCTGGGCCTTCAGGCCAAGTTGCTGCGGGTATTGCAGGAGCGCGAAGTCGAGCGAGTCGGCGCTCGCAAGCCGATCACGCTGGACATTCGAGTGGTCGCCACCACCAACCGTGACCTGGCCGGTGAAGTGGCGGCGGGGCGTTTTCGCGAAGACCTTTACTATCGCCTGTCGGTGTTTCCGCTGGCCTGGCGTCCGTTGCGCGAACGTACCGCCGACATCCTGCCGTTGGCCGAGCGTCTGCTGGCCAAGCACGTCAATAAAATGAAGCATGCCGCAGCGAGGCTGTCGCCCGAGGCGCAGGCGTGCCTGATTGGTTATCCGTGGCCGGGCAACGTGCGTGAGCTGGATAATGCGATCCAGCGTGCGCTGATTCTGCAGCAGGGTGGTTTGATTCAGCCGCAGGATTTCTGCCTGTCCGGGCCGGTCGCCTGTGCGCCGTTGCCGGCACTGGCTGCGACGCCAGTGCGGGCGGTTGAGATCGAATCCGAGTCGGCCGGGGCGCTGGGCGATGACCTGCGTCGCCGTGAGTTCCAGATGATCATCGACACCTTGCGCTCCGAACGCGGCCGTCGCAAAGAGGCCGCCGAGCGTTTGGGCATCAGTCCGCGCACCCTGCGTTACAAGCTGGCGCAGATGCGTGATGCCGGAATGGACGTGGAAGCTTATTTGTTCGCCACCTGA